The genomic segment CAAAAAGCAGCAGAATTACAGGATGTGTGAGGTGACTTAACAAGACCAGGAGAAAACTGATATTTTCCCTTGCTTACTACTGTGCTTGATGCTGAAATTCCTTAGCCTTTCACCTGAGATGATTCTCCTCTTTGTGTAGAGAACTAACTTTTTTCAAGCCAGTTGCTAGTTTAATCTCTAGAAAATTAAAAAGCACAGCGCAGGCCAAATATGCTGGCAAGGGCTTCGTTCATTCACAGGGTTGGCTAGATAACACATGGGGGCCATATGGGTGAATGCTTAAAGAGTTAGCTTACATCTGGGCCGACTCTTTCAATACCATCCCAGTTTCCAAATGTTCTCGAACACAAACCGAAAAATGCCCCAGTCCAACATGGCCGTGAGCCACAGGATTGTATGTTGATGCtgcatgccaaatattaaagatGGAAGAAATGAATGAGGAAAGAAACCTGATAGTGTGGACTTGATGTTCTGAGCTGACTTTGTCGAGATTACGCTGTTCTGTGATCTTTCAAACAAATGGTATGCTTGCAAACTGTTCTTGATAAAAAGCACTGTTCTTCTGAAAACACTCACGCGCCACCCAATGCCACAAGCCACACATCACTCTACAGGAAAAGGGATGTAATGGAGTTCTTAAACAGGGTTAGGAAAGAAAAATGACTTGTCACAATTAATCAGGGTGTTCGGAAGAGGAAACCCTGTAAAGTTTGCACACACTCGCACGATGCAAACAACAGCTTTCGCAATACAACACTGAATGGTTGATTGGTGAACTCAAAGTGGGCCTTTAGGATTAGTCTCGTGTTTTTCCAGATTGCTAAGAACCACATTAGAAAATCGGGAGTTTACCACATCATGACTCAATCAAACCGGAGGTATGGAAGAGGCTCTTACCATTGTTCAGATGTACGCCGTTTTCATTCTCTGGCCTGTACCTGCAGGAAATCGTAGCTTTTAATGACCAGGATGTGCCTCCAAATAACACCCAAGTCCATCTCTGGTCTTAGTTGTCAATGTAGGTTACATTGACAACTAGTTAACACATTAACATTGttcattaaaggaacagttcgtCCAATAATGAACcatctctcatcatttactcaaccttatgTCATTTCCAATGTTaaggattttctttctttcactgaACAGAATCATACAGGTTGATTCTTGGAAATTGGATTAAACGATTGAAAAGTTTTGCTTACAAATCAGTCATATGGACACTTTAAGGAGAGTTTTGTCATTTAGTAGCTTGACAGTCCTAGCAGGCTactctttttttcaaaaatacaccTTTCATGTTCctttaaagaaagaaaagtcaTATCCATTTGGAAAAACATTAGTGTAAATGaagccagaattttcatttttgtgtgaactattcctttaacttgcCAGTGAATTGTTAAATGTTAACGCACACATCACTAATGCATTTCTAAAAGGGCAAATAGAAAAGTTAGCAGCACTGACGGAAGCATTATGACTTTAAAACAGACTAATCCTAAAGACTTAATTGTGAAGAGTAGATGGAAAGATGGATTGGTGGGGTGGGTGTACTGTCCATAATGTTGCACAATTTACAGATTAAAGAAACATACAGAACAATAAACCGCAGACTTGTGGATTTTCAGGCAACCAACAACGATTTCAATTCATAAATGTTCATGTTGACTAGAAAAACATCCTTTTATGATTGAAACTGACAGTGTGAAGGTGACTGAGAATGCAGTATCCCAACATTAACCAGTTTACCACAATATTCACACACTAAGTCATATGAAGCTAAGTTAGTGCGTACAttaatgaaacaggacaaattacaGCAGGGATTGGAGGTTTTGAAATCTTACCTGAAGCAGGTTCCTGGATCTTTTCTCTCTTCcgcttcttttttttcccctataAAATAGCCACAGGAATATGAACCGGAATtgcaaaaacatgacaaaatgatattaaaaaaattggtccaaatactcaaaataaaatctcaaaCTCCTTCCTCATTCTTCTGGATTGCATGGCCTAATCACCAATCAGAAAGTTAAACGAGAATAAAACATCTGGCCCTGCTCCAATTGACATGACAAACACTCCTCTAGAGTGAGTAGTCTGGACTGCTTTAGGATTTGTAGCTTACCCAAAATCCCCTGGCAGGATGACTATAGGTATAGATAGCGCCGCACTTTCATTTTGCAGTCCAATATGAGCCACGCTTTGGTTGCCTGCTGTAAAGTCTGATAATCCACTTATTCAGTCACTAATCTGTGTATTCTAGCCCTGGCTGACAGAACCATGAAGCCCAGAGCAGTAGAAATGTCTATGACAGAGCAGGGATATGCTCAGAATCCTTAGCACTATTAAATACAAGTGTGCTCCCACCACTAATATATGAGTGCAGATGAAAGTTCATCTGTCTTTGAAGCATTTCTTTTTAGCCCTGTTGCCTTTCCATTTGGTGATTAGTGTGAAAGCCAGGTTTTAGTTTTAGCAGAACATCCTGGCACTTTGTATTGAGTGAGATTTACGCCGGTTAAAACTTAAGCGTCCAAAGTTGTCATCACAACATAAATTTTGGATGTGAATTCTACAAGCTAACAGCCTTGATATCTGCCACATTTGTATAAACTAAaggaataattgtataaatgtaATAACATTGAAAAAATGGTTAGCAATATGTCTCTTCTGGAAAACTTTTAGTATGTGGCAGCTGTAAGAGCTTGGGAGCGACACTCATGAAAAATGTAGAAACTTTTAATGAGCATTCACATCATGACCATAACAtgattataataaaatgaaatcggCATTCATGTGCCATAAGCAGAACAAAAATCAgtcattcaaaaaaaaacaattattgcaTTTAACAATTTacgtaaaaacatttttacaatttcttATTATACCAAAAATTATGTTCATGTTTCTGAGCTTCATTTATGATAGAAACAGAACAAATAGTTAAAGTCGTTCATAAAATCATTATAAGTAAATCAGTACAAAACTACAGTTTGTGCAAGAATGTTTTTATGAACAGTTTAAACAAATTCAATCTGCTCTGGTTTCTTGTGCACATTTATGAAACTTGATCAGAACAAATTCATGTAAATCAGTCATAAAACCTAGTAAAGTATCACTTTCAATGCAACAATTTACACAAGAAGGCTTTTAGAAACAATTTACAGAAATTCAGTCTGTATTTGGAAACCCTTTTATGAAACTCAGGCAGAATAAATTCAGTAAATCAACAAACTGTACGCAAACAGTTACATTCAATGCAATCATTTTTTTATGAGCCATTTACTCAAATCTGTGCTGCTTGTGTCTCATGAATgaagaatgtatttttaaattaacaaatataaattgTCAATTAAAGGGAAAGTTTACCTAAACATTGTGTCATGATGTACTCACTCCACTTATTCCAAAAATTTGGgagtttcttttctctttttaaacAAAAGATGATATGGTGAAGAATGGTAGTAACCAAAAAACTGACGGTGCCCACTGACTTCCACAATAAGGAAAAAGTACTACGGAAGTaaatggctactgtcaactgtttggttaccagcattcttcaaaatatcttatttttgtgttcaacagaaaaaaagatactcatacaggtttggaacaagtggacaGTGAGTAAAATATgacaattgtaatttttgggtgaactgtccctttaattcaAGCATCAGAGAAATGCTGGTATCTAACTTTTGAATATTTTGTTCTATAACTGTTGTGTTGTAGTATCAGACTTTGAATTGAATAGCCCTTTAGACTTTTCTGACATAACCTCAAACTTATTTTCCAACAGTTTATCATTTGGACTACTAAATCAAACTATATTTTTCACTTTTAAAGACAAGCATTATATTTACTTTCATGCAATCAACACACGACACAACTCTCACTCTCAGgcagtgtgtgttagtgtggacACTTACATAATTGTCTCTGGCAGACCATCCTGGGTAGAGCTGCATATGGAGCTGCCGTTCCTTGCGGGCTAATTCGTAATACTTAGCTTGCTCTTCCCGAGATAAAGCATGCCACTGTTCAGTGCAGAGGGAGATTAGAGAAAGGGGGGGGGGTAGTCAATTACTGACATGCACTTTTAAGTTCCTTCCAAAGAGACGCGTGCTGGCGTTTGGCTAAAAATCTTTGTTAACTCTAAAacattgcgtgtgtgtgtggctaAATGTGTTCGAGTGCATGTGCACGCGCGCCTGGGGGTGGAATGGAACATGATGGAGAGATTAACATATGCAACGATgagagaaaggaagaaaaaaaaaaaactttgatttcATATCAAAACACTGGTTCCAATTTAACGGCGCTTTACTTCAAACCATGTCAGGGTGCAATTACCCCACACTGCCGCAAAACAGTCCTTTGCTGTGGCTAGCCGCCTCAAACCGCAGAGGCTTTGGTTAAAGCATTAAATATGTTTAACGGTTCCTCTTTTTCCAATTCCAAAATTGAGCGTTAAAGACGCTACCTGCCCAGATTTCCGAGCTGTCAACTTGTGTGTTGGTGTACTTGTAAAATTTAGTTAGACAGAAGTGCTAACTACAGTAGACCTCTTTGTGAAGGAGGTCACATGGTGCAAGTGACCCATGAATCAGATACGTACCCTCCGCCCGAGGATCTGATTGATCGCGGCGCTCTCCTTCAGCGTGCATTCGGCCACCACATTGGCACGCATCTCTTTCATATACAGCATGAAAGCGTTTAGAGGTTTCTTGATGTGAGGTCTTTTGGGCTCCTGCTCCTTTCTCTGCTCGTGCTGAGGTTTCCTGGAGAAACAAAGAGGaggaaagagttaaaaaaaaagagggGAACAAATTATTAATGGATACAGGGAAATACAAAGGGGAAAAACGCTCAGAGGGTGGTGCGAAATCGGCTGCCACAGCGACGCCATGAAGTGTGAGAGCGCCGAATGTCTGATTCCAGCCGCCAATCGGAGGACTGCATGAGAGAACAATCTGGGAGCCAGTGCCGAAAAACTAGCAGCAGCTTTTAATTATGTCCAGTTGGGTGCTTTCATGCAAAGAGATTACTTCACCAGTAATGGCAACCAAACCTTTATATTCCCTCCAACTCAATGACTCCCAAGCCCTACAGCTCCCAGTAATTCACTCCCGTTGTTGACTTGGACCTGATACCTCAAGCCAACTGCATGGCTCATAACAGTCAAAATtagaaagaaataagaaataaacatCAATAAAAACTGGAGCAGATACTTCATGTTATGTCTTATAATGGATAAATGGTTAACAATAAATTTCAAGACAATTTTGTCTgactaaattctaaataaaactttaaaaactgaaATCATGATGAAACAGAAACAGTGACAGATCTTTCTTTCATATTgtaacagataaaaaaaacaaaaacaatgtaggGCAGAACttggattttgagatgtgggCATTGTACTCGAAAGTGGAGGCAGATGAATGTGAGCTTGCAAAGTCATCAGAGAAGTATATGTCACCAAAGAGAAGTGTCATGTTCACCGGAAAGTCcagttttgacattttaattcaACTTTGcggtcaaatttaaaataaacttaaaaaatgagACATACACTCATTAATGAATGATAAGATCTGTAATTTCTAGTTTAAATGCACAACATTGTAACGTAtggtatgaaataaaaatatattttcattttgagaTTTACTAGATtgcatttattagtattattaaactAATTAATAATTAGTTAAACATGTAAATgagcacaaataaatatacaatatcagCCTATATATCTCATATTAGCCATTAATAATAAATTGaaacaaaataatgaaagcaGGGTAAATATATTTGCTATGAGGGAACAAACGCATAGATTGCATTTTTAGCATGCTGTAGAATGTTAGCAGCTTATTAAATGGGATACTCACATGTGCATCAGGTCGGTGTCATGATGTGGTTCGTGTTTCACCTGTGGGTTGACAATAGCGGGATGGGGGATTCCCGTGGCATGGGGTCCAGGAGGGCCTGGTACCATGTGATGAGAGAACCTGAGAGCAAAACATAATGTGTGTGTTAATGCATCATTTACTATCCACAGATATAGTTATGTCTTAACCTTTTGAAGATTCATACtaggaaaaaatacataaataaaaacaaacaaataaatcaattttaaaatttttattaaattaaaataaatataatacaattattaaacaaataaattaaattaaattaaacaaataaattaattaaattaaaatataattattaaacaaatattaaaataaaataaaataaaattgtcttcGGGATTGTATGGCCAAATCACCAAtaagtaaatgaatgaatgaatgaatgaataaataaatgtccaATATGCCTCCCCAATTCTTCTGGATGGGATGTAATGTAATGTCATGTAATATAAAATACGAAGATAATTTTATTGTTTCAACTTACACAAATAACTCCAAATACAACCTGAGCACCAAAAACGTTCTCTTAATTATAACCATTTGGCCATGTGTGCACTCACCATCCCAGCGGAGGGGTCATCTGTCCAACTCCCCCTTGAGAAAGAGAGTAGAAATTGGGAATGTCTGGTCCAGGATGATGCCTGGGCATACCTGCATCAGGATTCAAGGAGGAGCAAATGAGAAAACGACATTGGCATGTGTTAGTGTGAGATAGACACATCTGGAGAGCAGCAGTGTGGCACCACAGTCGGGCCCTACGGTCCGGTGCGGTGCATAAGCGGATCATGGGATAATTAGGAATACTTTTGCGCTGTTCTAATAAGCCCTGCTGATATGATTCATGCTGCTTAGGGTTGTCAGTTGGCCTGCGGTACTAAGCTTCTCAACTTCACTCcaaacacacgcatgcacgctCTTACATACACACATTTGCACCAAGGTCAAGACTGTGTTTGTGTATAAAGACTTAAATCAAGGAGGGAAAAAGTGAAGTAAGACCCTAGGGCAAAATTAAACTGTCAAAGGGGCGTCAGTGTACAACAACAAAGCCCAaggaatatttacacacacacacacacagcaagaaCATGCAGTTTAAAAACAACCCCTGCATATCCAACTCATAATTTTTCTCTCCATTGTTTCAAATGGAGCAGTTTGGTTCAGAAAATGACTAAAATGGGTATTGAATTACTGCGTTAATTTACTGGCTAACACTATTCAGGTTTTGATTTTATTCCGACTTTCCATGCTAAGTGAGACGACTGAATCATGAAACACATGAAAAAAGATCTTGAAAAGGCTACTCTCACAAGTGTATTATTTTCAATTCTGCCCTCAGCCTATTATGTCTGATGAATAAGTGACTCCATGTTTGTGTATGAAAACAGAGGAAGTTTTGGATCATTGGTCAATCTGCTTGTGGCATGCGGCCtcattcaggctatttatagctGTCCAGACCTCCTCGGCTTCATCACATCCTGTCTGCCCGCTCCCTCGCCGCTCGCCACAGAGGTGAGGGTAAGCCGGAAGGAGCACATATGGAGTTGGGTTCGCGTGCAACAACGCCCGCCAAAAACCTCTCCTCCGCCCCTTTTAAATGTTAACCCTACATGTAGCTCTTTCAACTGACTTGAGGGAAATAAGATTCTAGTAAAAAAGAGCTGTTAGCTTATAAAGTATATAGTTAATGTCTCTTCGTATCAGTGATAATAAAGAAAGAGTGCTTAAAAACACAAGGAaataacataaacatacaaataaaaaggataagttcaccaaaaaaaattatttcagcgTCATGTCTACCTAAACCaacatttatttcttctgtggaacacaaaataatacattttggagAATGTTGGCAACCAACCAATTTTGGtcaccattgacttccactgtattggcaaaaaacactgacattttaaaaaaaatattatattatgtttcacagaagaaagtcatacaggtttggaaagacactaGGGTGTattaaaatgacagatttttttattttggggtgaaaaaaGTAATAACCTCCCCTGCCAATCCAAAACAATTCTTGGTTTTGTGGATATAACCAAAAAATACCAACCAATAATATCAGAGCCTACATTTCAATTCAATCAAATCCCAGAGAACAAATTCTACATAATCCCCCACTGAATaatcaaaaatgtcaaaatgcagTAAATGTGAATTCTtcttataataaaatgtttttaaatgttaaattacttATCTAACTTAATGTGCAGATTCAACTACAAGCATTTCATTTGTACATTGATTTCCCTGAGATTCCTAAACAGACGTGATTGGAGGCAGGACTATCTGTTTTCTGACCAATGACAGTGTCTATAAGTCATTGTGATTTTAAATGACTTCAATAGTTTGcaatgaacagtagtgtatttgtgCAGTTTGCATGCGTTTACCTTGTTTGGCATTGATGTCCTGTGGGTGGTGCCCCGAATGTGGGCCGGGGGCGAAGTGCTCATCGCTGTATGTGATCAGAGGGGTGAGGGGGTGAATGGCATGGGACGGCTGGACCACTGGCACCTTATTTGACTGCCAAACACAGAGGGAAAAACTGACATTGTAACAACCTCAAATGTGACCGGGGCATTCAGACTCAGAACAATTGGGCAACGAGCCACCAAAGTTGAGCACCTCACAAGTGATGATGTGTGGATTGTGTACTGCAGGATTTTAGGGCAGAACCAAATGAATAAAGAAGGGGGTTGGGAGAAACAAAGTGTGGGTTAGAGGAGGAGAGAATGagaaacagggagggagggagggaacgCCACAGGGCAGAGGCAGACCAGAGGTCTCGGGGCTGAAGATCAAAGGGAATCATTAGCCAGTTCATTACAGAGCCCCGACCGTCTGCGGTGGAACTAAGCAGGGTTAATCACGTCAGCAGCGgactcgacacacacacacacacacacacacacacacacacacacacacacacacacacacacacacacacacacacacacagagatctgagctGACTCACAAAGCAATGCTCAGCACACCACAAAAGCACATCAAGTACACAGTGTTCAAGAACATGTAGTAATTTTTTAGATAATTGGTGAGCTACTCCTTTACCTGGCCTACAGAAGATCTATTTCGGTCTTGTGTCTAAAATAGTGAATTTATAAGATATGTGCACAATGTCATAATTGCCTaactttgcattttcatttagccTAAAGTCAAAGGTGGGGGCTTTGGATCAATTAAAGAATCAAGGTGGAAACTAATTTGGTATATCAGTCATCAGCTGCAATTGTGAATTTTGAATATATACATTATCATTATAGTTAacttaactgaaactaaaatttattttcattacttgaaataagttaaaataaaataaaatacaaataaataaaatatatagttgCAATATCTCATTTTCAGTTTGATGTAGCGaaataaacaaactgaaatttaaaaaaaaagataaacctACAAAgagttttacaaaaaataaaaaccacaaaaagcaacaaaattacaaaaacttatgaaaatgaaaacagagaaaatgaaaactaaaaaatataattaaaaactacaataatatctctgatactaaaataacactggtgtaGCTTACAAGAAAAACAGCAATAAAGTTTGCCAGACAAATATGATTTAACCAGTTTATAAGGAGACAAACTTATTTACCATTAAACAATGTGGTGGCATGAGAACAatgaaatacacatttaataCACAGCCTTTGCCCTTCATTTAGTTGCAATAGCTCTAAAAAAAGTGTCCTGTATTTGTTAGGAAGACCAAAACAAGAGAGAAAAGGAAGAAATTACCCAATAAATCTGATTTACTCTGACCAAAGTCACTTGAACACACATTAATTTTTTCACTGTGAGTGGGAAATTCCCAGCAGCACTTGAAAGCAGCTTTTGATCAAAccatatgcattaaaaaaagatgaaaaatgtcCTATGAAatcaatctaaaaaaaataataattgaaatcgCTTGGAGAGAAAAGTGCACAAAATCAGTTATTGATTGCATGCTGTTCCTAAGGTTCAGCTGTATTTGAATGTTCAACAGCACAACTCATGAGAGAGGCGAGACGGCTAAGAAGCGGCCCACCCATGCCACAGGCAAAACTCCCACAGGCAAAACTCCCACAGGCATGACTGAGTGTTTTGTCCTAATTTGGGAGCAAAGGTTGCGGTTACCGACCAGCTAATTGGCCAGAGAGACAGGTGTAGGGTGCCATTTCCTCGGCAGACGTACTGCTGTAAAACCACGGGGCGGGaggagtgtgtgcgagtgtgctTTGGAGGGGGCATAATTTTGGAGTCTCCCAGAAATGGGACAGAAGCCGAGAGGGAGGACGATGATATGAATGGCATTCTCTGGAAAGATCTCAGCTTTGATAACTTTCAACAACACTCGGAGTTCCAAACACGTCAGAAACGCCTACACTTTCCAAGGCATTTTTGGGATTCTTGAGAGTAAGCTGATGATATACAATTGTATATTTCTGTATTGcgaaatgctttcaaaatgtaggaCATGCTCCTGGATCCTTTGTTGGTTCTGGAAAAACAAACATAGTCCTCCTAACCCTATCCCTATCCCTACCGCAAACCCTATAAACCCAAAGCAAATGTTCAGTTGATAATGTTATTCAAACCCCAAGTCCTAAGCGAATCCCTTAAATATGCGGGGAATGTTGTTCCAAGACCAACAAGAGCAAGTCATATTTGGTAAAATCACGAAGGGGTGTAGCAACTATTATAATTAACCACTTTCCAAAGGTTATTCCACCCTGCTTTTTTGGGTAATAATAACTTAAACATACATGTTTTAAAAACTTTGCTTCACTTCAGTGCAAAGGAAACAAATTGTATCCAGCTGAAATATCCGTTTTGAGACCAAGAACAAGCCTCAAGCGGTCACATCTGCAGGCAATCGGACAAACTCGCAGTTGGTACTGGGTGAACATTACatgcctaattaatattcatgagtcatACTGACCAGAATCATGATGGGTCAGATTCTGTGCCACAGAAATGTTGACCAATGCCGATGGGAAGGCAGatgattatttgaattaaaacacCTGTAATCCATGATGGATGATATTAAAAGTCTATATTACCAAGTGAAATCACATTCTTCAAATGAAACTGggcataaaaaatatgaaatataaacaataataaaatatctcagattttttttcaaagaaaaataaccaaacaaaacaaaacaaatccattgttgttgttgttgttttactatATTAGCCTGGTAATAGTTCAGTCCAGCAGTATGTGGTTTAAATATGGTTCAACTCTTGGTCAGAGGTAATGGCTAATCTGGAGAAGTAGTTTTAAAAAGGGTCTTATCCTACCTAAAGGAAACCTTATCCCTGACTTGGCCTCATTACTAATATGTGACTCGGGGGCAGAAGCTACTGAGAAAGGCCCTCACTGGAAGCCTGCTTGATAGCATCCTTACCCCCTCTTCATTTTACGCCTCTCAGCTCTTATTGGCTTTTCCTCTGGCAGAGAGATAAGAGGCaggcatatttttaatttaagccTTTGGTCTCTGTCTCCAAGTAAAGGAGAAAAAGAGATACAGAGGAGTGGAGGAAGAACTTAAAACAGTTAGAGTTAAGGAGTCCATGCAAGCAACGTACAAAAGACACCACGACTCTCTGGAATGTCAATACAGGGTCCTTGACTTACGGCAGCCATGAAAAGTGGGAGCTGGCACTTTGCGTTCCACCTTATTCGATCGGGGCCTCTTTTAGGTCCTCTCAGTCGCAGCTGTCAGAGCCCATTTCTCTCAGCTTCTTAATAAACTGCCATCTTGGTGCATTGCATGAAGCTAAAATTCCAGCAGGGAACCTCGAGACTGCTGTGCCAATTTGCAGGGGCCCCCAGAGGCACAacctcgaaaaaaaaaaaaacattcgctTTTCCGGaataaagcaataaaaatgttaaatttaaatgcattcaaCGTTCCAAAAATGTGGTTGCCTTTAATAAACGTAGAGAGGGTTTGGTGCTTTTAGCTTTCTGTGGTTTTAAATAAAAGTCACGCAGGGTGATTCACCACCACTCAAGGCCATTCAAATCCTTTCAGGTGGTTTGAGATCACAGGCTGTGCCACCCTGTTCCCAACCCGGCCAGGTCATGGGGTATTAAACTAAAAACACTTTCACTCAACCCGACCAGGAAATGGCCGGACACCCCGGCTGACCACAGGAACCCGGGTCGGATGGTGCCATGGCGAATTTATCCCTAAGGATCTCTGAGTTTTCACAGGCCAGGGCGGGAGGATATAGAACGGACCTACCTCCCCCCGCTCtcttttattttgaagaaaaataataggCTTAGGTCTTTCTATTCATATTTGCAGAGAGGCGGTGCCGATTGAAAAGAAGCATGTCCATTTAGGATTTTATAAGCAGGTCTGGCCAAGCCTGCCTCTAGAGCCCCTCAGATGTGGTTTTAAAAGAAATTTCATTGTGCAGAACTCAAACTGGCTGAGGGCCTGCAGAAAATCCAGAGGAAGGAGGCTAAAGCCAGAGTTTGGGAATTTGGGAGTTTGGAGACAAAATGGACACCGTTCAGTTCAAACCTCTCCGAGAAAGCAGCTCTACTTCAAACCAATCAGCACGAAACACTGAAGACTAATGCCCAGATGGTAACCCTGAATTTTCCCAGAATGAGTTTTACCATACAGACATGACTTTCCTAACCCAAAACCAGCTCTGTTAGCAAAGCACCCTTTGCTCTTCTTTCCAAAACCAACCTAGGCTCACTGGAAAATTTTGCCTGTGATGAAACTTTAATTATATTACGTTGCTTCTTGCActtatagggccctatgatttctgcaatgtggcacatatatatatatatacatatacatatacatatacatatatacatatacatatacatatatatatacatatacatatatatacatatacacatacatatacatatatatacatatacatatacatacatatacatatacatacatatacatatacatacatatatatatatacacatatatatatatacacatatatatatatacacatatatatatatacacatatatatatatacacatatatatatatacacatatatatatatatatacatatatatacatatatatacatatatacatatatatacatatatatatatatatatacatatatatatatatatatacatatatatacatatatatatatatatatatacatatatatatatatatacatacatatatatatatatatatacatatatatatatatacatatatatatatacatatatatatatacatatatatatatacatatatatatatacatatatatatatacacatatatatatacacatatatatatacacatatatatatacacatacatatatatatatatacatatatatatatacatatatatatatacatatatatatatacatatatata from the Carassius carassius chromosome 7, fCarCar2.1, whole genome shotgun sequence genome contains:
- the LOC132143970 gene encoding lymphoid enhancer-binding factor 1-like isoform X2 — protein: MPQLSGGGGGGDPELCATDEMIPFKDEGDPQKEQIFAEISHSEEEGDLAEIKSSLVNESEISPNSHDAARQSQITPDSYHEKHRDHPDDGKHQDMYSKGHPYPSYPGYIMMTNMNNEPYMNNGSLSPPIPRTSNKVPVVQPSHAIHPLTPLITYSDEHFAPGPHSGHHPQDINAKQGMPRHHPGPDIPNFYSLSQGGVGQMTPPLGWFSHHMVPGPPGPHATGIPHPAIVNPQVKHEPHHDTDLMHMKPQHEQRKEQEPKRPHIKKPLNAFMLYMKEMRANVVAECTLKESAAINQILGRRWHALSREEQAKYYELARKERQLHMQLYPGWSARDNYGKKKKRKREKIQEPASGTGQRMKTAYI
- the LOC132143970 gene encoding lymphoid enhancer-binding factor 1-like isoform X1, which codes for MPQLSGGGGGGDPELCATDEMIPFKDEGDPQKEQIFAEISHSEEEGDLAEIKSSLVNESEISPNSHDAARQSQITPDSYHEKHRDHPDDGKHQDMYSKGHPYPSYPGYIMMTNMNNEPYMNNGSLSPPIPRTSNKVPVVQPSHAIHPLTPLITYSDEHFAPGPHSGHHPQDINAKQGMPRHHPGPDIPNFYSLSQGGVGQMTPPLGWFSHHMVPGPPGPHATGIPHPAIVNPQVKHEPHHDTDLMHMKPQHEQRKEQEPKRPHIKKPLNAFMLYMKEMRANVVAECTLKESAAINQILGRRWHALSREEQAKYYELARKERQLHMQLYPGWSARDNYGKKKKRKREKIQEPASGGKRTSFSSCKAKTAATGPLLEMEAC